A genomic segment from Neobacillus sp. YX16 encodes:
- a CDS encoding polyphosphate polymerase domain-containing protein, with protein sequence MKTMTLNGVRGRYELKHEISKMDCFLLRNRLKHLMQSDPHAKNDGKYLIRSVYFDNFDNKVLNQKKEGFIERDKFRVRLYDHNTNLINLEKKSKRNNMTYKQKCKISAEEYEQIRLGDIAWMENDARLLIQDLFIQMNLFQIKPFTVVDYEREVFIYEYGNVRVTFDSSIKTSFRNNEVLNPDIPMVETNPDIVILEVKYDEFLPDTIKYLLQLGDRRRGTYSKYQISRMFG encoded by the coding sequence ATGAAGACGATGACCTTGAATGGCGTGAGAGGCAGATACGAGTTGAAGCATGAAATTTCCAAAATGGATTGCTTCCTCCTGAGAAATAGATTGAAGCATTTGATGCAGTCAGACCCCCATGCAAAGAATGATGGAAAATATTTAATCCGAAGTGTCTATTTCGACAACTTTGATAATAAAGTCTTGAACCAGAAAAAAGAAGGATTTATTGAGAGGGATAAGTTCCGGGTCAGGCTGTACGACCATAATACAAATCTCATTAACCTTGAAAAAAAGAGCAAGCGCAACAACATGACCTATAAACAAAAATGCAAGATTAGTGCGGAAGAATATGAACAAATCCGACTCGGCGATATTGCATGGATGGAAAACGACGCGAGATTACTTATCCAGGACTTATTTATACAAATGAATCTGTTTCAAATAAAGCCTTTCACCGTAGTCGACTATGAGAGGGAGGTATTCATTTATGAATATGGGAACGTCCGAGTCACCTTCGACAGCTCTATTAAAACAAGCTTCCGCAACAATGAAGTCTTGAATCCCGATATACCGATGGTTGAAACCAACCCGGATATTGTCATTCTTGAAGTGAAATATGACGAATTCCTGCCAGATACTATCAAATATCTCCTGCAGCTAGGCGACAGGCGCAGAGGAACTTACTCAAAATATCAAATCAGCCGGATGTTTGGCTAA
- a CDS encoding DUF4956 domain-containing protein, translating to MEITNFKDIFKSSILEKTSSISIVDALIGMLVALVLGLFIYMIYKKTFTGVIYSHTFNISLIIMALATALIIIGISSNVLLSLGMVGALSIVRFRTPIKDPMDIVYIFWAIVVGILCGAGFIALAVTGSLLIGLVLFFFVNKIKIENPYLLVIRYNENSIENSLEHVISGHAKKHSLKSKSVMPGNDFEVTYEIRVKENDMSFINNISAIEGVKSAIMLSYDGNFTA from the coding sequence ATGGAAATTACAAATTTTAAAGATATCTTCAAATCTAGCATTTTGGAAAAGACGAGCAGCATTTCGATTGTCGATGCCCTTATTGGTATGTTGGTGGCATTGGTTTTGGGATTGTTCATTTACATGATTTACAAGAAAACATTCACCGGGGTGATTTATTCCCACACCTTTAATATATCGCTCATCATTATGGCCTTGGCCACCGCCCTGATTATCATTGGAATTTCGTCCAACGTTCTCTTGTCGCTTGGTATGGTTGGTGCTTTATCGATTGTGCGTTTTAGGACCCCTATTAAAGATCCGATGGATATTGTTTATATCTTTTGGGCAATCGTTGTCGGCATTTTATGCGGGGCGGGCTTCATCGCGCTCGCAGTTACAGGCTCCCTTTTAATTGGACTAGTCTTATTTTTCTTTGTAAATAAAATCAAAATCGAGAACCCTTACCTTTTGGTAATAAGATACAATGAAAATTCGATTGAAAACTCATTAGAGCACGTCATTTCAGGACACGCCAAAAAGCATTCCCTTAAATCAAAATCCGTCATGCCTGGCAATGACTTTGAAGTAACCTATGAAATCCGTGTCAAAGAAAATGATATGAGCTTCATCAACAATATCTCCGCCATCGAAGGAGTAAAATCAGCCATTATGCTAAGCTATGACGGTAACTTTACAGCTTAA
- a CDS encoding transposase, whose translation MPRGARVKSKSGIYHIMLRGANRQEVFHDDEDCLKFLDLIHLYKLKTEVGIFSWCLMSNHVHLLLKEGNEDVSATIKWIGVSYVSYYNWKYRTTGHLFQDRFKSENIENIRYLLTVVRYIHQNPVKAGMVKRVDEWRWSSCRQYYGTHDERRKLLDSDYIFEMFSRDNILARERFIEFNEMANQDECLDHHVDERRLTDEEARDVIKKLLNEYEIEIAQVKSLPRLQRNEILKKTKKIKGLSQRQTARILGVSKTLISKA comes from the coding sequence ATGCCACGGGGAGCTAGAGTTAAAAGTAAGAGCGGAATCTATCATATTATGCTACGAGGCGCCAATCGACAGGAAGTTTTCCATGATGATGAGGACTGCTTGAAGTTTCTTGATTTAATACATTTATATAAGCTGAAAACCGAGGTGGGGATTTTCAGTTGGTGTTTGATGAGTAATCATGTACACCTGCTATTAAAAGAGGGCAATGAAGATGTGTCCGCTACAATTAAATGGATAGGTGTAAGTTATGTCTCCTACTATAACTGGAAATACAGAACAACTGGGCATCTTTTTCAAGATAGGTTTAAGAGTGAGAATATAGAAAATATACGGTACTTATTAACCGTGGTACGGTATATCCATCAAAATCCAGTTAAAGCAGGAATGGTCAAGCGGGTGGATGAATGGAGGTGGAGCAGTTGCCGGCAATACTACGGTACTCACGATGAGAGAAGGAAATTGCTAGACTCTGATTACATTTTTGAAATGTTTTCGAGGGATAACATTCTGGCGAGAGAGAGATTTATAGAATTTAATGAAATGGCCAATCAGGATGAATGTCTAGATCACCACGTGGATGAAAGAAGATTAACAGATGAGGAAGCCAGGGACGTGATTAAGAAATTGCTAAATGAATATGAAATTGAAATCGCCCAAGTTAAAAGTTTACCTAGACTCCAAAGAAATGAAATCCTCAAAAAAACAAAAAAAATAAAAGGCCTTTCCCAACGCCAAACCGCTAGAATCCTTGGGGTTTCTAAAACACTTATTTCTAAAGCATGA
- a CDS encoding cupin domain-containing protein: protein MVTNLDYSSSSAQFTFDINTSPVMKKDNQNYINVLGIKQLNTLENVSLLDIFLSNNNVIEPHYHQNAAELVYCISGAAVVSILNPYTKQIQNYPITPGQVANVPHGWWHYEVATVDNTHLLAIFNAPTPEVILGSDILKLTPSSIMAHTYCLDENQWKEAIKPVEPSTFIGPTKSCERRNGRIDARYSNNYYNNGYAAPAYYPPNYHYSTWPQYY from the coding sequence ATGGTTACTAATTTGGACTATTCCTCATCCTCGGCACAATTCACTTTTGATATAAATACAAGCCCTGTAATGAAAAAGGATAATCAAAACTACATTAATGTTTTAGGGATTAAACAGCTTAATACACTTGAAAATGTGTCTTTACTTGATATATTTTTAAGCAATAATAACGTGATTGAACCACATTATCACCAGAATGCTGCAGAACTCGTTTACTGCATTTCTGGTGCTGCAGTTGTATCTATCCTGAATCCATATACCAAGCAAATCCAAAATTATCCGATTACCCCTGGCCAAGTAGCGAACGTTCCACATGGTTGGTGGCATTATGAAGTGGCGACAGTTGATAACACACACCTATTAGCCATTTTTAATGCACCTACGCCTGAAGTCATCCTAGGATCAGATATCTTAAAGTTGACACCCTCTAGTATTATGGCCCATACCTATTGCCTCGATGAAAATCAGTGGAAAGAAGCAATTAAACCAGTTGAACCATCTACATTCATTGGTCCAACTAAATCCTGCGAAAGACGAAATGGAAGAATAGATGCACGATATTCAAATAACTACTATAACAATGGGTACGCTGCACCAGCGTATTATCCACCAAATTATCATTATTCTACTTGGCCGCAATATTACTGA